Proteins encoded by one window of Catenulispora sp. GP43:
- a CDS encoding carbohydrate ABC transporter permease — protein MPWLRPVLALLVASIYATPLYLVVANVLKPTSQITSAPWTVPLHPTLANLRQVLSGPDHLFWSGLLNSIQITVLSMVAITVVSAMLGYAIARSRSIGARILLVFLLAGLMVPGVVILNPLVQILRGLGLMNTLPGLILCNMGYYVPFGVFLFAGFVRTIPVELEEAAAIDGAGRMRIFWRVVFPLLRPATASVLIFLGVYLWSDFLTPLIVLGPANGTTVTVGVYRAVGMHSADYGQLFAFMLLASLPVLLLFLAFQRHFVKGLTSGAAK, from the coding sequence ATCCCGTGGCTGCGCCCGGTGCTGGCGCTGCTGGTCGCGTCGATCTACGCCACACCGCTGTACCTCGTCGTCGCCAACGTTCTCAAGCCCACCTCGCAGATCACCTCCGCGCCGTGGACGGTGCCGCTGCATCCCACGCTGGCGAACCTGCGCCAAGTGCTCAGCGGCCCGGATCACCTGTTCTGGAGCGGGCTGCTCAACAGCATCCAGATCACGGTGCTGTCCATGGTCGCCATCACGGTCGTCTCGGCCATGCTCGGCTACGCGATCGCCCGGTCCCGGAGCATCGGCGCCAGGATCCTGCTGGTCTTCCTCCTGGCAGGGTTGATGGTGCCGGGGGTGGTGATCCTCAACCCGCTGGTCCAGATCCTGCGCGGCCTCGGCCTGATGAACACGCTGCCCGGGCTGATCCTGTGCAACATGGGCTACTACGTCCCGTTCGGGGTGTTCCTGTTCGCCGGCTTCGTCCGCACCATCCCGGTCGAACTCGAAGAAGCGGCCGCGATCGACGGCGCGGGCCGTATGCGGATCTTCTGGCGCGTCGTGTTCCCGCTGCTGCGTCCGGCTACCGCCAGCGTGCTGATCTTCCTGGGCGTCTACCTGTGGAGCGACTTCCTGACGCCACTGATCGTCCTCGGGCCGGCGAACGGCACCACGGTCACGGTCGGGGTCTACCGGGCAGTAGGAATGCACTCCGCGGACTACGGGCAGTTGTTCGCGTTCATGCTGCTGGCCTCACTGCCGGTCCTCCTGCTGTTCCTGGCCTTCCAGCGGCACTTCGTCAAGGGTCTGACCAGTGGGGCGGCGAAATGA